The Lewinellaceae bacterium genome includes a region encoding these proteins:
- a CDS encoding ATP-dependent 6-phosphofructokinase, protein MAKAKTSKGTIAILTGGGDVPGLNPAIRAVTIRANREGFRVIGIRRGWGGLVDIIRDPKADNSNNFQELTNNIVNKAGRTGGTFLHSSRTKPSHVKKSEVPEHLKDSFKEDINDLTPEVLKNLEWLGIDYLIPIGGDDTLSYGVHLSTLGVKVVAIPKTMDNDVPGTDYCIGFSTCVTRTISMTNSLRTAAGSHERIMVLEVFGRYAGFTAMLPTMAGAANRCVIPEFEFSLDHLTEALSEDRRQNPSNYSIVLVSEGAKFEGAEMMFQDAERDAYGHAKLGGIGKIVADQIKKLSPKYNNGKRVDVIEQKLGYLTRCGDPDAVDSIVPMAYGNLALDLIIKGMHGRLVVLKNGRYDNLPIEVVTSSNKIVDVKKHYNTERLRPFYHSFEMLPQFIMT, encoded by the coding sequence ATGGCAAAAGCGAAAACAAGTAAAGGAACCATTGCAATTTTAACGGGTGGGGGTGATGTACCCGGACTCAATCCGGCAATACGCGCGGTAACCATCCGTGCCAACAGGGAAGGATTCCGGGTCATTGGAATCCGGAGAGGCTGGGGAGGTCTTGTCGATATTATCAGGGACCCCAAAGCTGATAACAGTAATAATTTCCAGGAATTGACCAACAATATCGTCAACAAAGCCGGTAGAACCGGAGGTACTTTCCTTCACTCTTCAAGAACTAAACCCAGCCATGTGAAAAAATCTGAAGTGCCGGAACACCTGAAGGATTCATTCAAGGAAGATATCAATGACCTTACTCCTGAGGTATTGAAAAACCTCGAATGGCTGGGAATTGATTATCTAATACCCATTGGAGGAGACGATACCCTGAGTTATGGCGTACACTTATCCACCCTGGGCGTCAAAGTGGTGGCCATTCCCAAAACGATGGACAACGACGTACCGGGAACTGATTACTGTATTGGTTTCAGTACCTGTGTGACACGAACCATCAGTATGACCAACAGCCTTCGTACTGCCGCCGGTTCGCACGAGCGTATTATGGTCCTGGAAGTATTTGGCCGTTATGCAGGCTTTACGGCCATGTTGCCGACTATGGCGGGAGCGGCCAACAGGTGCGTCATCCCGGAATTTGAATTTTCACTGGATCACCTTACCGAAGCCTTGTCAGAAGACAGGCGCCAGAACCCCAGCAACTATTCCATCGTTCTGGTATCAGAAGGCGCCAAATTCGAGGGAGCTGAAATGATGTTCCAGGATGCGGAAAGAGATGCTTACGGTCATGCCAAACTCGGAGGAATTGGTAAAATTGTGGCTGATCAGATCAAAAAGCTTTCTCCCAAATACAATAACGGCAAACGCGTAGACGTCATTGAGCAAAAACTGGGCTACCTCACCCGATGCGGGGATCCGGATGCAGTGGACTCCATCGTACCAATGGCTTACGGCAACCTCGCCCTTGACCTGATCATCAAAGGAATGCACGGGAGACTGGTGGTATTGAAAAACGGCCGCTATGACAACCTCCCTATAGAGGTAGTGACCAGTTCCAATAAAATTGTCGATGTAAAAAAACATTATAACACAGAACGGCTTCGTCCGTTTTACCACAGTTTCGAGATGCTGCCACAGTTCATCATGACCTAA
- the glpK gene encoding glycerol kinase GlpK: MEKYILALDQGTTSSRAIIFDRKGDIVDVAQQEFTQFFPQAAWVEHDAMEIWETQLKVARAVMGKNNISPQQIAAIGITNQRETTVVWNKKTGRPVGKAIVWQDRRTASICDDLKSGGHEDVFRNSTGLVLDAYFSGTKLKWILDNVEGARPAAEMGELLFGTIDTWLIWKLTNGTVHATDYSNASRTLMYNIHELKWDEKLLQILGVPAIMLPEVRPSSGHFGLTDESWFGAGILIGGVAGDQQAALFGQACHQPGMAKNTYGTGCFMLMNTGEKAVLSKSGLLTTIAWGLNGKVTYALEGSVFIAGAAIQWLRDGLHLIDESPDSEYYALKVEDAGGVYVVPAFAGLGAPYWDMYARGAIFGLTRGTTKAHLIRATLQSLAYQTKDVLEAMEKDSGISLKKLKVDGGASANDLLMQFQSDILDTAVERPKVVETTALGAAYLAGLSVGYLTMEEIVQNWQLDRTFFPQMDENWRKEKYAGWQKAIQRTMGWEEH, encoded by the coding sequence ATGGAAAAATATATCCTTGCCCTGGATCAAGGGACGACAAGCTCAAGAGCGATTATTTTTGACAGGAAAGGAGATATTGTTGATGTTGCGCAGCAAGAGTTTACCCAATTTTTTCCTCAAGCAGCCTGGGTTGAACACGATGCGATGGAAATTTGGGAGACTCAGCTGAAAGTGGCCAGGGCGGTGATGGGCAAAAACAATATTTCCCCTCAGCAAATAGCGGCTATTGGAATCACCAACCAGCGGGAGACCACGGTCGTTTGGAATAAAAAAACGGGAAGGCCGGTAGGTAAAGCCATTGTCTGGCAAGACAGAAGGACGGCCAGCATTTGCGATGATCTTAAGTCCGGAGGACATGAGGATGTGTTCCGAAATTCGACGGGCCTGGTGCTGGATGCTTATTTTTCCGGAACCAAACTGAAGTGGATACTGGACAATGTGGAAGGGGCAAGACCAGCCGCGGAAATGGGCGAATTGCTTTTTGGAACGATCGATACCTGGTTGATCTGGAAACTGACCAACGGGACGGTTCATGCTACGGATTATTCCAATGCCTCAAGAACGCTGATGTACAATATCCATGAATTGAAATGGGATGAAAAACTGTTGCAAATCCTCGGGGTGCCGGCCATCATGTTGCCGGAGGTGAGGCCTTCCAGCGGGCACTTTGGCCTCACGGATGAGTCCTGGTTCGGAGCCGGAATCCTGATAGGAGGGGTGGCCGGTGATCAACAGGCTGCCTTGTTCGGCCAGGCATGTCACCAACCGGGTATGGCCAAAAATACTTATGGTACAGGATGTTTTATGTTGATGAATACCGGGGAAAAGGCCGTGTTGTCGAAATCTGGGTTGTTAACTACTATTGCCTGGGGGCTAAATGGGAAAGTCACTTATGCCCTGGAAGGCAGCGTTTTTATTGCAGGGGCTGCTATTCAATGGCTGCGCGACGGACTTCATCTTATCGATGAATCTCCGGACTCGGAATATTATGCGCTGAAAGTGGAAGATGCCGGCGGGGTTTATGTCGTTCCTGCTTTTGCAGGATTAGGGGCTCCATATTGGGATATGTATGCCAGGGGGGCTATTTTCGGACTTACCCGGGGCACTACCAAGGCACACCTGATCCGGGCCACCTTACAATCACTTGCCTATCAAACCAAAGATGTTTTGGAGGCCATGGAAAAAGATTCGGGCATTTCACTGAAAAAGTTAAAAGTGGATGGCGGAGCCAGTGCCAATGATTTGCTCATGCAGTTTCAGTCGGATATTCTGGATACAGCGGTGGAACGGCCCAAAGTGGTGGAGACGACCGCACTGGGAGCCGCTTACCTCGCCGGGTTGTCGGTAGGATATCTGACGATGGAAGAAATTGTCCAAAACTGGCAGCTGGACCGTACTTTTTTCCCACAAATGGACGAAAACTGGCGCAAAGAGAAATATGCTGGCTGGCAAAAGGCCATTCAACGCACCATGGGGTGGGAAGAGCACTAA
- a CDS encoding thymidine kinase, translated as MFLEPHFKGQRSGWIEVICGSMFSGKTEELIRRLKRAKIANQKVEIFKPKIDTRYDEAKVVSHDANYILSTPVEKSRKILELSEGVDVVGIDEAQFFDEDLTLVCEQLALRGVRVIVAGLDMDFKGKPFGPIPQLLAVAEYITKVHAICQHCGNLAVFSYRKTKEEDTVVLGEKDSYEPRCRTCYSMGNILDFGK; from the coding sequence ATGTTTTTAGAGCCACATTTTAAAGGTCAACGCAGTGGTTGGATCGAAGTCATATGCGGATCCATGTTTTCAGGAAAAACAGAAGAACTTATCCGGCGGTTGAAGCGAGCCAAGATCGCGAACCAAAAAGTGGAAATTTTCAAACCCAAAATCGATACGCGGTACGATGAAGCGAAGGTGGTTTCTCACGATGCCAATTATATCCTCTCTACTCCCGTAGAAAAATCTCGGAAGATCCTCGAATTATCGGAAGGTGTTGATGTGGTCGGCATTGATGAGGCACAGTTTTTTGATGAAGACCTCACTTTGGTTTGTGAGCAATTGGCTCTCCGGGGCGTACGAGTGATCGTAGCCGGGCTGGACATGGATTTTAAGGGGAAGCCTTTTGGCCCCATTCCACAATTGCTGGCGGTTGCTGAATATATTACCAAGGTGCACGCTATTTGTCAACATTGCGGAAACCTCGCCGTTTTTTCCTACCGGAAAACCAAGGAGGAAGATACGGTGGTCCTGGGCGAAAAGGACAGCTATGAACCCCGCTGCCGTACATGTTACAGCATGGGCAACATCCTCGATTTTGGAAAGTAA
- a CDS encoding rhomboid family intramembrane serine protease, with product MANKTSNRLLQSLGAPAIFVGILVLIQLLSSLLGLQLGVYGIYPRDLTGFRGVFLAPLLHSGWPHLISNAPPLFFMSAMILYFYRRVGYKAITMIYILTGLAVWLFGRSVFHIGASGVVYGLVAFVAWMGIFRRNIKSIALSLIVVFYYGSMFMGIVPGQEGISWESHLFGALVGIFVAYWYKADIEKDEEKEVPSWEREPELPPKNFFDSDPFEKTKQEKLREERDKGNDPPKWFSNY from the coding sequence ATGGCCAATAAAACATCAAATCGACTGTTACAAAGTTTGGGCGCCCCTGCAATTTTTGTCGGCATCCTCGTCCTCATCCAGCTATTGAGTTCCCTATTGGGATTACAGCTTGGTGTTTATGGTATTTACCCGAGGGATCTGACAGGTTTCAGGGGCGTTTTTTTGGCCCCCCTACTCCATTCAGGCTGGCCGCACCTGATTTCCAATGCACCTCCCTTGTTTTTCATGAGCGCCATGATTCTCTATTTCTACAGGCGTGTGGGCTATAAAGCCATCACCATGATCTACATTCTCACCGGCCTTGCCGTATGGTTGTTTGGCCGGTCGGTATTTCATATCGGTGCCAGTGGCGTAGTTTACGGCCTGGTGGCTTTTGTCGCCTGGATGGGTATCTTCAGAAGGAATATCAAATCCATAGCCCTTTCTCTTATCGTGGTCTTTTATTATGGCTCCATGTTCATGGGTATTGTTCCGGGGCAGGAAGGCATCTCCTGGGAAAGTCACCTTTTTGGGGCCCTGGTAGGTATTTTTGTGGCATACTGGTACAAGGCTGATATTGAAAAAGATGAGGAAAAAGAAGTCCCTTCCTGGGAAAGGGAACCTGAACTTCCACCCAAAAATTTCTTCGATTCCGATCCTTTTGAAAAAACAAAACAAGAAAAACTTCGCGAAGAACGGGATAAGGGCAATGACCCGCCGAAGTGGTTTTCGAATTATTAA
- a CDS encoding DUF3179 domain-containing protein → MNTVLKITTLFSLLFLGFTHGATAQNVDYDPEFFAANYFELSNLEIPISEIYPGAEKRTGIPALSAPVFEASLQADQWLDAKDMVLGITYNGIAKAYPIRIISWHEVVNDNFGGENILVTFSALTYSGQAYKGTDAGVSAMVFNNNTLFYDNATRSLWGQMTGQAVSGDLAGTYLDKVPVVYTTWKEWTLMHPETSVLSMANSEGIDYSKAAYSEFENTVELPFPVSYTNKKLPLKSKVIGLEVDGKYKAYPFSMLKSSNTVVEDYFNGMKVRISFNAENESFVMTDEDGQLLPAVVSYWYAWYAYHTDTKIYGFLPDRTPLALLEED, encoded by the coding sequence ATGAACACTGTATTGAAAATTACGACACTTTTTTCGCTTTTATTCTTGGGATTCACTCATGGGGCTACGGCTCAAAATGTGGATTACGATCCTGAATTTTTTGCAGCGAACTATTTTGAACTGTCCAATCTTGAAATTCCCATCAGTGAGATTTACCCGGGAGCTGAAAAAAGGACGGGAATTCCGGCGTTGAGCGCTCCGGTTTTTGAAGCCTCCTTACAGGCTGATCAATGGCTTGATGCTAAGGATATGGTGCTGGGGATCACCTATAACGGTATTGCCAAAGCCTATCCTATACGAATCATTTCATGGCATGAGGTGGTCAATGACAATTTTGGCGGAGAAAACATTTTGGTGACTTTCAGTGCCCTAACCTACAGTGGCCAGGCTTATAAAGGCACGGATGCCGGCGTTTCCGCAATGGTATTCAACAACAACACCCTTTTCTACGATAATGCTACCCGTTCTTTGTGGGGACAGATGACCGGGCAGGCAGTGAGTGGGGATTTAGCCGGAACGTACCTGGATAAAGTACCTGTGGTTTACACTACATGGAAAGAGTGGACATTGATGCATCCTGAAACCAGCGTGCTTTCCATGGCGAACAGTGAGGGGATTGATTACAGCAAGGCGGCTTACAGCGAGTTTGAAAATACGGTTGAATTGCCGTTCCCGGTGAGTTATACCAATAAGAAACTTCCTTTGAAGAGTAAGGTCATCGGGCTGGAAGTGGATGGGAAATATAAAGCATACCCGTTTTCTATGTTAAAGAGCAGCAACACCGTCGTCGAAGATTACTTTAACGGGATGAAGGTGAGAATCAGCTTTAATGCAGAAAATGAATCTTTTGTCATGACGGATGAGGACGGTCAATTGTTACCGGCGGTAGTTTCCTACTGGTATGCATGGTACGCTTACCATACGGATACAAAAATCTACGGTTTCCTTCCTGATCGTACCCCATTGGCCCTTTTGGAAGAAGACTAA
- the bshC gene encoding bacillithiol biosynthesis cysteine-adding enzyme BshC, translated as MQTVRIPFQNIPQLSKKDIAYATENPSLRPFFKYDVKIESFGQIITDKQKENTDRQVLVDALLKQYSQMNPHQRVKENIQSLARENTFTVTTAHQPALFTGPLYYTYKIISTIRLAEELNRFYPDYHFVPVFVSGAEDHDFEEINHANLFQKHIVWENNEKGAVGMMKTHTLKNPLAELKEILGESEQAKSMLNIFSTACAFNETYGEATIQVINELYESYGLVVLDMNKPALKRLFIPIAEQELLHQVSQPMIEAAQEKLEAAGFGGQAHARDINLFYLSDQIRNRIVFEDDLYKVVETELVFSAKEILEELHNHPERFSPNVVLRPLYQELILPNLAYIGGGGEIAYWLERLKQFEHFGINFPMLVRRNSVLWIDKNSQKKIEKLGFNAETLFNDTDWLIRTYVDHNASSPLSLEEEKKLLEAVFEGILKKTEEVDPSLQKAVLAEQTRQLKTIDQLESRLHRAEKQKHDTAINQIRSLKEKFFPNNGLQERTDNFLPYYLKYGEAYFDLLKAELDPLEQGFIVFIED; from the coding sequence ATGCAAACGGTTAGAATACCTTTTCAAAACATACCTCAGCTCAGTAAAAAAGACATTGCATACGCTACGGAAAACCCTTCTTTACGCCCTTTTTTTAAATACGATGTCAAAATAGAAAGTTTCGGACAAATAATAACCGACAAGCAAAAAGAAAATACAGACCGCCAGGTGCTTGTGGATGCCCTTTTAAAACAATACAGCCAGATGAATCCCCACCAAAGGGTTAAAGAAAATATTCAGTCCCTGGCTCGGGAAAATACATTCACGGTGACCACCGCCCATCAACCCGCCCTTTTTACCGGGCCGCTTTATTATACCTACAAGATCATTTCCACCATCCGTTTAGCAGAAGAACTGAACCGTTTTTATCCGGATTATCACTTCGTCCCTGTTTTTGTTTCCGGTGCGGAAGATCATGATTTTGAAGAGATCAATCACGCCAATTTATTCCAAAAACACATCGTTTGGGAAAATAATGAAAAAGGAGCCGTGGGAATGATGAAAACGCATACCCTCAAAAACCCACTGGCAGAACTCAAAGAAATCCTGGGCGAAAGTGAGCAGGCAAAATCAATGTTGAACATTTTCTCCACCGCCTGCGCTTTTAATGAAACCTATGGCGAGGCGACGATCCAGGTAATTAATGAGCTATATGAATCCTATGGATTGGTTGTTCTGGACATGAACAAACCTGCCCTGAAAAGACTCTTTATCCCTATTGCCGAGCAGGAGCTGTTGCACCAGGTATCCCAACCCATGATAGAAGCTGCCCAGGAAAAACTCGAAGCTGCGGGATTCGGTGGCCAGGCACATGCCCGTGACATTAATTTGTTTTACCTGAGTGACCAAATCCGCAACAGGATCGTATTTGAGGACGATTTGTATAAAGTCGTCGAAACCGAATTGGTTTTTTCAGCAAAGGAAATCCTCGAGGAGCTGCACAACCACCCGGAAAGATTCAGTCCGAATGTAGTCCTGCGCCCGCTGTACCAGGAACTGATACTCCCCAACCTGGCTTACATAGGCGGAGGCGGAGAAATTGCCTACTGGCTGGAACGCTTAAAACAGTTTGAGCATTTCGGCATCAATTTCCCGATGCTCGTCCGAAGAAATTCTGTGTTGTGGATCGATAAAAACAGCCAAAAGAAAATAGAAAAACTGGGGTTCAATGCTGAAACTTTGTTTAACGATACGGATTGGCTTATCCGAACTTATGTCGATCATAATGCCTCTTCTCCTCTGAGCCTGGAGGAGGAAAAAAAACTCCTTGAAGCCGTTTTTGAGGGCATCCTCAAAAAGACCGAAGAAGTAGACCCTTCCCTCCAAAAGGCCGTCCTGGCCGAGCAAACACGCCAGTTGAAAACCATTGATCAATTGGAAAGCCGGCTGCATCGGGCGGAAAAACAAAAACACGATACGGCCATTAACCAGATACGCTCCTTAAAGGAAAAATTCTTTCCCAACAATGGACTCCAGGAAAGAACAGATAACTTTTTACCATATTATCTGAAATATGGGGAAGCCTATTTTGATCTGCTCAAAGCTGAACTTGACCCACTTGAGCAGGGTTTTATTGTTTTTATTGAGGATTAG
- the pfkA gene encoding 6-phosphofructokinase yields MKKIAVFTSGGDAPGMNACIRAVVRAAIKNNCEVVGIMRGYEGMMDGDFTPLKRRDVSGIIQQGGTILYSARSERFRTPEGRKIAYKNLKKEGIEGVVAIGGNGTFTGAKVFMEEYPQIPFVGVPGTIDNDLYGTDYTIGYDTAINTAMQAIDKIKDTANAHNRIFFVEVMGRDAGFIALLSGIATGSEAVLIPENKTEISDLIASLESLDGEKKTSSIVIVAEGDDAGGAFKVAEDVKQLRPDLSIRVTVLGHVQRGGSPTCMERVRASRLGVEAVNALFTGMRGVMIGQIHNDISYIPFARAINFKQVINPVLLDMVKILR; encoded by the coding sequence ATGAAAAAAATCGCCGTATTTACCTCTGGAGGTGATGCCCCCGGCATGAATGCGTGTATTAGAGCCGTAGTGCGTGCAGCAATCAAAAACAACTGCGAAGTTGTTGGAATTATGAGAGGTTATGAAGGTATGATGGATGGTGACTTTACACCATTGAAGCGAAGAGATGTTAGCGGTATTATCCAACAGGGAGGTACGATTTTATATTCAGCCCGAAGCGAACGTTTCAGAACGCCCGAAGGGAGGAAGATAGCCTACAAAAATTTGAAAAAAGAAGGGATCGAAGGGGTGGTTGCCATTGGAGGAAATGGTACCTTTACGGGGGCCAAAGTATTTATGGAGGAATATCCTCAAATCCCTTTTGTAGGGGTTCCGGGAACCATCGACAATGATCTTTATGGAACAGATTACACCATTGGTTACGACACTGCCATCAATACGGCCATGCAGGCCATTGACAAAATTAAAGATACAGCCAATGCCCACAACCGGATTTTCTTTGTAGAAGTAATGGGGCGTGATGCAGGTTTTATTGCACTACTCAGCGGCATTGCCACAGGATCGGAAGCAGTGCTCATCCCGGAAAATAAAACGGAAATATCCGACCTGATCGCCAGTCTCGAATCATTGGACGGAGAAAAGAAAACTTCAAGTATTGTGATTGTTGCTGAAGGCGATGATGCCGGAGGTGCCTTTAAGGTGGCAGAAGATGTAAAACAATTACGCCCGGATTTAAGTATCAGGGTTACCGTGCTGGGACATGTGCAACGAGGAGGAAGCCCTACCTGCATGGAGCGGGTAAGAGCCAGCCGCCTGGGGGTAGAAGCTGTCAATGCGCTTTTTACAGGAATGCGAGGAGTTATGATCGGGCAGATTCATAACGATATTTCTTATATTCCCTTTGCCCGGGCCATCAACTTCAAACAGGTAATCAATCCTGTACTGCTGGATATGGTTAAAATCCTTCGGTAA
- a CDS encoding pyridoxal-phosphate dependent enzyme, whose product MQKEIQYYDNILEIIGNTPLIKLNKITKNIPALVLVKFETVNPGHSIKDRMALKMVLDAEARGDLKPGGTIIECTSGNTGMGLALAAAVKGYKCIFTTSDKQSKEKFDLLRAHGAEVIVCPTNVMPEDPRSYYSVAKKLSEEIPNSYWCNQYDNLSNRQAHYESTGPEIWEQTGGRITHMIVGVGTGGTVSGVGKYLKEQNPDVKIWGIDTYGSVFKKYHETGIFDEKEIYPYITEGIGEDILPANVDFSVIDHFEKVTDKDGALMARRLAEEEGMLLGYSAGSAVAGLLQMKDQLTKDDVVVIVIHDHGSRYVGKLFNDDWMRERGFINKEPVVADILAKKTGIELIAVKPDNTVREAFNIMKARELSQLPVMKGEDIVGSVTETIVLNYLLENPMKNTENKVKDIMNAPFPMVKEDTRCSDIRKMMDKNAPAVMVKDKMGALHIITNYDIIKAM is encoded by the coding sequence ATGCAAAAAGAAATCCAGTACTACGACAACATCCTTGAGATCATCGGCAACACCCCTTTGATCAAATTGAACAAGATCACGAAAAATATTCCTGCCCTTGTCCTGGTTAAATTTGAAACCGTAAACCCGGGACATTCCATCAAAGACCGTATGGCCCTTAAAATGGTGCTGGATGCTGAAGCACGAGGCGACCTGAAACCGGGAGGCACCATCATTGAATGCACCTCAGGCAATACCGGCATGGGACTGGCCCTGGCTGCTGCCGTCAAAGGATACAAATGTATTTTTACCACGAGTGATAAACAATCCAAGGAAAAATTCGACCTGCTCCGCGCCCATGGTGCAGAAGTCATTGTATGCCCTACCAACGTCATGCCGGAAGACCCCAGGTCCTACTATTCCGTTGCTAAAAAGCTGAGTGAAGAAATTCCTAATTCCTACTGGTGTAACCAATACGACAACCTTTCCAACCGTCAGGCTCATTACGAATCGACAGGCCCTGAAATCTGGGAACAGACTGGAGGCCGGATTACGCATATGATCGTAGGCGTAGGGACAGGAGGTACCGTTTCGGGAGTGGGCAAATACCTGAAGGAACAAAACCCCGACGTAAAAATCTGGGGAATTGACACCTACGGCTCTGTTTTCAAAAAATACCACGAAACCGGAATCTTTGATGAAAAAGAAATTTATCCCTATATCACGGAAGGAATAGGAGAAGATATCCTTCCTGCCAATGTAGATTTCTCCGTAATCGATCATTTTGAGAAGGTAACGGACAAAGACGGCGCCCTCATGGCCCGCCGTCTCGCTGAAGAAGAAGGAATGTTATTGGGGTATTCCGCAGGGTCTGCAGTGGCCGGCCTTTTGCAAATGAAGGATCAACTCACCAAAGATGACGTCGTGGTCATTGTCATCCACGACCACGGGAGCCGCTATGTGGGGAAGTTATTCAATGACGACTGGATGCGGGAACGCGGTTTTATCAACAAAGAACCCGTGGTGGCAGACATCCTCGCCAAGAAGACAGGCATCGAGTTGATTGCCGTCAAACCGGATAATACGGTGAGGGAAGCTTTTAATATTATGAAGGCAAGAGAACTTTCTCAACTCCCTGTTATGAAAGGTGAGGATATCGTAGGCTCTGTGACGGAAACCATTGTACTCAACTACCTACTCGAAAATCCAATGAAAAATACAGAAAACAAGGTCAAGGACATTATGAATGCTCCTTTTCCAATGGTAAAAGAGGATACCCGCTGCAGTGATATTCGTAAAATGATGGATAAAAATGCTCCGGCCGTAATGGTAAAAGATAAAATGGGAGCCCTCCACATTATTACCAACTACGATATTATAAAAGCAATGTAG
- a CDS encoding LysM peptidoglycan-binding domain-containing protein, producing the protein MRFYKPLVVLTVIYFMIASRLFATGDSLYYLLPKDSIILTIDNDGEKIFNHKIEKKQTLYSLAYFYGLSVEELYYYNPGLKEATVKIHQGIRVPIPNRAITRYLPQDETAIGYIPVYYVVKKGDTMYRISQQFFRLPIDVLMERNHLTNNQLKTGQLLHVGWMNMGGIPEDYRQITGGPMARRNFAMKKVYLRESNGKKEHTEQGVAFWQKNSKEESDFYALHRTAPVNSVIAVENPMTKRTVYVKVIGDIPDAAFGYDVVVVLSPLMAKLLGAKDPRFFVHVNYHK; encoded by the coding sequence ATGAGATTTTACAAACCCCTGGTCGTTTTAACGGTCATTTACTTTATGATTGCTTCCAGATTATTCGCCACAGGGGATAGTCTGTATTACCTCCTCCCAAAGGATTCTATCATACTGACGATTGACAATGATGGCGAAAAAATATTTAACCATAAAATCGAAAAAAAACAAACCCTCTACAGCCTGGCCTATTTTTATGGCCTTTCGGTGGAAGAATTGTACTATTACAATCCCGGGCTAAAGGAAGCTACCGTCAAAATACACCAGGGTATTCGGGTGCCCATTCCCAACAGAGCCATCACCAGGTATTTACCCCAGGATGAAACCGCAATTGGGTATATCCCGGTTTATTATGTGGTAAAAAAGGGAGATACCATGTACCGGATTTCCCAGCAATTTTTCAGGCTGCCCATTGATGTACTAATGGAACGCAATCACCTGACAAACAACCAGTTAAAAACGGGACAACTATTACACGTGGGTTGGATGAACATGGGGGGCATCCCTGAGGATTACCGACAAATTACGGGTGGCCCTATGGCCAGGCGCAATTTCGCCATGAAAAAAGTTTATCTTCGCGAGTCCAATGGGAAAAAAGAACACACTGAACAGGGCGTGGCCTTTTGGCAAAAAAACAGTAAGGAAGAGTCTGATTTTTATGCCTTACACCGCACGGCTCCGGTTAACTCAGTGATCGCAGTCGAAAACCCTATGACCAAAAGAACCGTTTACGTCAAAGTCATCGGGGACATTCCGGACGCGGCCTTTGGATACGATGTTGTGGTGGTCCTTTCTCCTTTGATGGCTAAATTATTGGGGGCAAAAGATCCCCGGTTTTTTGTCCATGTGAATTACCATAAGTAA